One genomic segment of Leptospira kirschneri serovar Cynopteri str. 3522 CT includes these proteins:
- a CDS encoding LIMLP_12425 family protein: MEKLHSKFRIPLFLRKEDGDLLKIENSLVKTMSELRDKELSHINLSQEFSIRLKNQLKAVQLEPENGWKRIWENVLSNRGLQFSFSGVLVFAIVFITYNRIQSSVIENQSERAGTLFGQSETGNFQDIPSSGKFQSELKEELLKQISSTSESRKTILSLRKYFFERGDIRIVEELDRILEQTNNP, from the coding sequence ATGGAAAAATTACATTCAAAATTTAGAATTCCGCTTTTCCTTCGAAAGGAAGACGGAGATCTACTTAAAATTGAAAATTCGCTTGTAAAAACTATGTCTGAACTTAGGGACAAGGAGTTGAGTCATATTAATTTGAGTCAGGAATTTTCGATTCGATTGAAAAATCAGCTCAAAGCCGTTCAACTCGAACCTGAAAATGGATGGAAAAGAATTTGGGAAAATGTTCTTTCCAATCGAGGTTTACAGTTTTCGTTTTCGGGTGTTTTGGTATTTGCAATTGTATTCATAACTTATAATCGAATCCAAAGTTCTGTTATAGAAAATCAATCGGAAAGGGCTGGTACTTTATTTGGACAATCAGAAACCGGAAATTTTCAGGACATTCCTTCTTCTGGTAAGTTTCAATCCGAGTTAAAGGAAGAACTTCTCAAACAAATTTCTTCTACTTCTGAATCCAGAAAAACGATTTTATCTCTTCGGAAATATTTTTTTGAAAGAGGGGATATTCGGATTGTAGAAGAATTGGATCGAATTTTAGAACAGACTAACAATCCATAA
- a CDS encoding acyl-CoA thioesterase, translated as MPKPIRYSYSYLQKVAWGDMDAFGHVNHVVYAKYFENARANYFTDLKLWDTPDTSSQTGPVITHIQVEYRKQVRYPDTLEITMQVDSVSSRSFKISCTMWNQEGDCVATASGEFLWLNFVTQKPTQLPEIYKSLFVQSRV; from the coding sequence ATGCCAAAACCGATTCGTTATTCTTACAGTTATTTACAAAAAGTCGCTTGGGGAGATATGGATGCGTTTGGGCATGTCAATCACGTGGTTTATGCAAAGTATTTTGAAAATGCAAGGGCAAATTATTTCACCGATTTAAAACTATGGGACACTCCGGATACGTCTTCGCAGACAGGTCCGGTCATTACACACATTCAAGTGGAATATAGAAAACAAGTTCGTTATCCGGATACGTTGGAAATTACGATGCAGGTGGATTCTGTTTCTTCTCGTTCTTTTAAAATTTCATGTACGATGTGGAACCAAGAAGGGGATTGTGTGGCGACCGCAAGCGGGGAGTTTCTTTGGCTGAACTTTGTAACTCAGAAACCGACTCAACTTCCTGAAATCTACAAAAGTTTATTTGTTCAAAGTCGCGTTTGA